One genomic window of Cydia splendana chromosome 16, ilCydSple1.2, whole genome shotgun sequence includes the following:
- the LOC134798106 gene encoding putative phosphatidate phosphatase, with amino-acid sequence MAQDMLIWKIVLDFFILCCLASPLLYFQFWSKPKLGGFFADDRSLHLPYEQQTVPEAVLAPAGFALVIVTVIIVEYVREKKGRSVGEKFLCDHLIPGWVWTSYVTIGIFTYGAVVQQVTSETLKQIVGRLRPHFFDVCRPVYNASDPANANGYIQVYTCVDPNDSRTKEISQLSLSFPSAHASFAMYIAVFYIIYLQLKCKWRGSKLLRHAVQFLILLGALYVGLSRVVEHFHHRDDVAIGFVIGAVAAVLVVKFVLKPKKYMSGTWQETPQQNILPRPVLAR; translated from the exons ATGGCTCAGGATATGTTAATATGGAAGATTGTGCTGGATTTCTTTATATTATGCtgtt tGGCCTCTCCCCTCCTGTACTTCCAGTTCTGGAGCAAGCCAAAGCTAGGAGGTTTCTTCGCGGATGACCGCAGCCTCCACCTGCCGTATGAACAGCAGACTGTACCTGAAGCTGTGTTGGCGCCTGCTGGCTTCGCTCTCGTCATTGTCACG GTAATAATCGTAGAATATGTCCGCGAGAAGAAAGGCCGGAGCGTCGGCGAGAAGTTCCTGTGCGACCACCTGATCCCGGGCTGGGTGTGGACCAGCTACGTCACCATTGGCATCTTCACGTACGGCGCGGTGGTGCAGCAAGTCACTTCGGAGACTTTGAAACAAATCGTTGGAAGGCTTAGGCCGCATTTCTTTGAT GTCTGCCGTCCGGTCTACAACGCGTCAGACCCCGCCAATGCCAACGGCTACATACAGGTCTACACCTGCGTAGACCCCAACGACTCGCGCACTAAAGAGATCAGTCAGCTCAGTCTGTCATTCCCTAGCGCGCATGCAAGCTTCGCTATGTACATCGCCGTATTCTACATT ATATACCTCCAGCTGAAATGTAAATGGCGAGGTTCGAAGCTGCTTCGCCACGCCGTTCAGTTCCTCATTCTACTGGGTGCGTTGTACGTTGGCCTGTCGAGGGTGGTGGAACACTTTCATCACAGGGATGACGTCGCTATCGGCTTCGTTATAGGCGCCGTCGCTGCCGTTCTAGTG GTGAAATTTGTGCTGAAACCCAAGAAGTATATGTCCGGGACGTGGCAGGAGACGCCACAACAGAACATCCTGCCGCGGCCGGTGTTGGCGCGGTGA